GGCCCGCTTTTGCCCCCTTAGTAGCGGTAACGGTAGTTTTTTCAACCGGTTGGGTTACTACCCCTTTGTTGGTGGCGGTTACCGTTGTAGCGGTCACCGGCTCATTAATGGCTGGTTTGCCAGGGTTGCTGCCCGGTGTGGTGTTGGGTGCACCGGCAATTGATTGCTGGTTGTTGCCTGCAGGCAATTGCTTTCCGTTGGTAGCCGAGGTTACCGGCGTTTCGTTGTTGTTGGCGCCCGAAACGGTTTTAGTTTGGGTAGAGTAGGGTGTACGGCTGTCGGCCGTTTGATTTTCTGGTAAAGCAGTTGTTTTGTCAACAGATGTAACAGCGCTGGTAGCGTTTTGGGCCAGTGGGTTAACTGGTTGATGACGTAAAATGGCTGTTAACGCGCCGCCGGTAGCAACGGTGATGAAAAACAGCCAGAATAGGAAGCGACGCCGCTTTTTCTCCTGCGGCAGTTCCTTGTCGAGGCGCTGTTCCAGATGATCCCACCCGGAAGCACCCGCTTCCACCTCGAAGAGCTCAGCTGCTTCGCGGCTTAAATGGTCTAGGTTATCGTCATCTAGGGGATACATACGCTTTAATGATATTTTTGTTCTGCAAAAGTTTTCTCAGGTTGTCCCTGGCTTTTGATAAATTGGATTTAGAGGCGCCCACTGAAATGCCCAGTGTTTGCGAAATTTCTTCATGGCTAAGCCCTTCAATTACGAACAGGTTAAAAACCGCCCGGTATGCCGGCGATAACATCCGGATAGATTCAATTATCTCTTTGTAGGATAACATATCAATACCGGTTTCGCCCTGATCAGCAATGGTTTCCGATTCATGCGTAAGCACATGTCCGTTCACTGATGAATTGGTCTTCCGGTAATGGTCTATGCACGTATTTATCAGTATTCGTTTGAACCAACCCTTGAGGGAAAGTAAGGTATCCTCCTGCCTGGTTTCATCAAATTGGTGAATGTTCTTAAACAACTTTACAAACCCTTCATTCACAATCTCTTCGCATTCTTCCATGGCGTTGGTATACCGGTAACATATCTTCATGGCAAACCCACGGAGCAAATTATATAGCTCCTTCTGGCTGTTTCGCTCGTTTTTGCGACAGCCACTCAACAATGAGGAAATGTTCGAGTTATCTAGCAAGGGTGTTGGTTTGCGGGAATGTTACTTTGCTAACTAATTGTTTTTCATAACTCAATCCCTATTACGAGGGATTAGGTTACCTGGTTGCCTTGTCTTGTAAAATATTTCCGAATGCAAGTTAATACCGAATCGTGAAACGTGAAAGGGCTCGCGTAAGCCGGCAATCGTGAATCGGCAATCCCCGACAAGTCGGGGCAGGCTGGCAATCCGCGTCGCGGCCTTCCTTTATCAATGCTATCAACCCTGTCAACCTGTTAACCTGTCAACGTGTTCACTCGTCAACTGGTCAACTGCTCACTACTTCTTCATCATACTAACCGGTGGCTGCCCAACGAACATAAGAGTACCCCGGATGTAGGCCTGCACCTGGATGTAATCTTTTTGCGGAAGCAATCCCATCAGGCGAAACTCCTGGAAGGTGCCGGTACTGCTCATCCAGGGGGTTATTTGCTGGCTTAGCCGTGCTTCAATCACTTTTTTGTTTTTTTCAATAAGTGCGGCAATATCCAGCACCGACTGGTTGGCGAGCGATTTCATTATTTTTTTACGAAACAGGGCCTTGGCAATATTCACCATCATGTCCTTGGTGTCCAGCGCAAAGGTTACATCGGGCATGGAAAGAACCTGTTTTTCTGCATCCAGCTGGGGAGTGCCTTTCAGGTGCAGCACACCTTTGCGGTTACCGGTAAAGGAAACATCTACCTGTATTTTACCATCGTTGGTACCGTTTACATTCACGTCTTTTATCACAAACGTGCGGCCTTCCACTTCAAATGGTTTGTTCACCAAACTGTCGGTCATCAGTTTGTTGAAGAAACTGTATTGGTATACGGCATCGAGATAAGTATTGATGCCGGTTGAGTATTGCGAACTGCTGATGGGAGGCAGAGCGGCGTGTGTAACCAGCCGCTGGCTGTCTGAAGCAAATTTTGGTTCCCCTCTGTAGCCAATAGAAAAATACAACGTATCGCGATAGACATTGAAATTGCTTACCCGCAGTTCGGTTGGGTTCAGGTTTAAAAAACCATAGGTGCTGATGGGGATCACCCGGCTGCCGCCACTGCGCCACTGACGCAGCATGGCGTTGTTATTAAGGGTTTGAACAAATTTGTCGAACGAACCGCAGGTGCTTTCGACCGACGCCTTGATGCTGTCCATAATTTCATTGGTGAGGTCGTTTTGCATCATGGTCACCTGGCATTTATCTACCGCATTTATTTTATCCAGTTTGGTACTGGTAAGCAACTGGTGATTAGGCAATAAGGTGAGGGTTGAACTGATGTTGAGATCAACCCGGCGCAGCGCCTCGCTTCCAAAACCGCAGCTGCCGCTTACCCAGGGCGATACCTGTTTGTCCATCGCGCATACGGCTTTGCTGCCGGCGATCTGGTAATTGCCGCGAAAACCGATGGTTACCTTATTGT
The Niastella koreensis GR20-10 genome window above contains:
- a CDS encoding RNA polymerase sigma factor; translation: MLDNSNISSLLSGCRKNERNSQKELYNLLRGFAMKICYRYTNAMEECEEIVNEGFVKLFKNIHQFDETRQEDTLLSLKGWFKRILINTCIDHYRKTNSSVNGHVLTHESETIADQGETGIDMLSYKEIIESIRMLSPAYRAVFNLFVIEGLSHEEISQTLGISVGASKSNLSKARDNLRKLLQNKNIIKAYVSPR
- a CDS encoding DUF4403 family protein, giving the protein MKHVPGLLALLICISACNSSKKVTIQPAAETPARLLPAMPGSIINIPFKIYMKPLLAMMDSSSPKVFTNDKWPDYTQSGCDFRYKFRFVRSPFTFGCVNNKVTIGFRGNYQIAGSKAVCAMDKQVSPWVSGSCGFGSEALRRVDLNISSTLTLLPNHQLLTSTKLDKINAVDKCQVTMMQNDLTNEIMDSIKASVESTCGSFDKFVQTLNNNAMLRQWRSGGSRVIPISTYGFLNLNPTELRVSNFNVYRDTLYFSIGYRGEPKFASDSQRLVTHAALPPISSSQYSTGINTYLDAVYQYSFFNKLMTDSLVNKPFEVEGRTFVIKDVNVNGTNDGKIQVDVSFTGNRKGVLHLKGTPQLDAEKQVLSMPDVTFALDTKDMMVNIAKALFRKKIMKSLANQSVLDIAALIEKNKKVIEARLSQQITPWMSSTGTFQEFRLMGLLPQKDYIQVQAYIRGTLMFVGQPPVSMMKK